From the genome of Gambusia affinis linkage group LG04, SWU_Gaff_1.0, whole genome shotgun sequence:
tataaaggaATAACTATAAGgctacatgaacaacaaataattgataataccaataatacaatttacccaacattaacagttttccagttttctttctaGGTGCAGCAACAAGTTGAAAGGTGTAGAAAGAGTCGCCTTACGGTTTCACAATCGTCCACTGTTGGTTCATTATTgatattaattttgattattgatttgaactttttgtGGAAAGTCCAGATcacataaatgttttgtgtttcaacACTTTGTAGACGAGACCTGGGATTCTTCAAGTGTTAAAAGCTTTTAGTTGATAGATAttatcattttgaaaatgtatttcagattcattaaaatatgtttacataaacaatataattaaagtttatttaatgtctgttttcttccagatgTTTGTGGTCAGAATGGTTGGGGAGTGACTTATAGTCCTTCAAGTCTTTCAATCTGTGCCCTAAAAGGATCAACGGTGGAAATGAGCTGCAACTATTTTTACCCAACTatgttcaaacaaacaaacattaagataaaggaaacattttggtTTACTAAAGAGTTTGTGGATCTGAAAGACGACACAGATTATTCACGTCGTGTGAAATACAATTGCACAAACACGTCCTGCACTCTGAAGATCTTTAATGTGAGACAAACTGACTCACAAAATTACAAGTTCAGGTTCATAACAAACCATCTAGAAGGAAAATACAAGGGTTCACCTGGAGTCTCTTTATCTGTCACAGGTAACAGTCGTAATTTAAGTCATTTGGTTTAAAGATGTTGCAAATATTACAGTTTAGCCTCTAAATAAATCTGcttgtgtgattttaataaaattatgacttttttgtCCACATACAGTAGATCCTCAGCTCCAGGTGAAGGTGAACAGATTCAATAATCCAATCAGGATCCAGCTGACATGTCACACTGACTGTCTGCTGGATCCTCCAGTTTCCTACGTCTGGCTGGAGGATGagaaagaacacaaagaaaagaacaataatTTGGTTCTGTCCTCATTTAATACCATACACAGATATCAATGTGCCATAAGACGACGTGAGGATGTTCCATCTCCTGCAGTCTGTAAGTTTGTATCTCTGTATTTGtctgatgaaaatatttaaagtatttagtTCAACAAAAAGGTATTAATTCACCTGGCAGGTTTagatctaaaaatattttaattcaaccaagaaatatgttttggttACTGATTTGACAGGCATCTCTCAAAAGTTCAAAacattgtacatttttgttgtttggaaaaAAGCATCTGCTTTTAtctacaaaaatatcaaaatcaatTTATACTCTTCTTTCTTGGCACAAACTTTTCACACATCTCCACTGGTGACTTGATTATTTATCTCTGCTAATAAGTTGCAACTCTTTGAGGTTGGAGAGCCTCTTTCCCATCACCCTAATCTGTTGCTCTTCCCACATATTTTCCATCAGATTCCCAGTGCAGCCTGAAAGTATAAATATATCTCATTACAATAATGTGtaaaaaagctttgaaattaacaaactaataaatcacatttacacAAGAGCTCTCAGTGGTTGTTAAATTTTGAATGCGATGCCACAAGTTTAGTTCACTTATCTCTACATTCTTGTAAATTTATTGAGGATTCTGAGCTTCAAGTTGCAAAGTCACGAGTTTCATCTGAAGTTTTATTCTCACGTTTCCTCCAGATGCTCCACAGAGCACCGTTCTGTCAGTGACCCCCTCAGAAACTGTTGAAGGCTCTACAGTGACTCTGACCTGCAGCTGTGATGCTAAACCAGAAGCTAAATACAACATTTACAGGATGAATGAAGATCAACATGGTCAACTTGTCAGTACAGAAACACAACTAGTCTTCAGCTCCATCCAGGTCTCTGATTCTGGGAAGTATTACTGTACAGCTGGAAATGACCTTGGGAGCCGGACGTCTCCAATTATCGATATTAATGTGAAATGTGAGTAAAATACAATAGAGACTTACTGTTGGTTCTGTAGAAACTAAGGTTGAACCCTCTGAAGGTTCAACACTTTTTCAACCTTTACATAAAAGATTTGTCAAAAGGTAATTTTGCAAGAATTAATTCTCCTGGCTTGAATTATCAGAAAGTCCTGACAggaagttgaaaatgtttttaagtttcaaGTCATTAATCTCAGACTTTCctgtctgatgtttttaattttcagattgTCTGTAGATTAGACAGTCAGTCtaagttttattcagtttagaAAATCAGACACAGACTTTTAATAGATCCTATGATGTAGTTTGAAACATACAAATCCAAATTCAGTCCTTCAGTTACTAATGTTGTTTCCTCACTCAGACGGTCCAAAGAACTGTTCTGTGTCGGTGAAACCCTCTGGATCAGTAGAGGAGGGAAAGTCAGTGACTCTGACCTGCAGCAGTGATGCTAACCCAGCAGCTAGCTACACCTGGTACAAGGAGAATCAAATCATTTCTAATGGATCTAAGGATTTTAATATCCTCTCTATTGGCTCTGAGCACAGAGGAAGCTACTCTTGCAAGGCTCAGAACCTGTATGGAGAATGTAACTCTTCACCTCTGTTTCTTGATGTTCTCtgtaagttttcattttttatttttctttatatcatTATATCAGGAAGTATTTCCATTTCATTCATGCTTAGTAAATGTCtacttattgtttttgtcagatgcCCCAAACGTCTCTGTGTCCATAACTCCTTCAGGTGAGATCATGGAGGGAAACCAAGTGACTCTGACCTGCAGCAGTGATGCTAACCCAGCAGCTAGCTACACCTGGTACAGGGGAAAAGACAACAAACTCCtggaatcaaataaaaatctcatcTTCAACTCCATTAATGTAAATGAGTCTGGACAATATTACTGTACAGCCATAAACAACAGGGGGGAAAAGAAGTCAAGCGTCAGTGTTGATGTTAAATGTACGCAGTCGCACATTAAAGAATATCTTCCActtattaactttatattttgacatTATTATAAAAGTAACAAACCCAACTCCTACGTTTTCTTGCAGATGCTCCCAGATCTCCTTCAGTGTCTCAGAGTCCGTCTGGTCACATCATGGTGGGCAGCTCCGTGACTCTGACATGTAGCAGTGATGCTAACCCAGCAGCTAGCTACACCTGGTAcaaggagggagaggagacaCCAAAAGCTTCAGAAGAACAATTCACCATCACCAACATACAAAATGAACACAGTGGGAAATATTACTGTACAGCCCAGAACAATATAGGACGTCAAAACACCTCTCTATCTGTGACTGTTGTGGCAGGtaaatatttatagtttaaatCACCCAATGACCTTTATGCTAGGCATAGTTAGCGTGCAAACTGTGGGCTAAACAGAGGATACGGAACAAAATCTAGAATAGAAATTTAAATTGTAGAATCACGTTAAAAAATTCCGTTTAGTAGgtctaaatgtgttttcttttcaggacAATCAAAGCTAGTAGTCATTGTCACCATTGCTTCTATTTTGCTGATCATGATATTTCTCCTTATCTTCTTAATATCGAGGTAAGTTAATCTTTTTAATCTTcatatttcttacatttaaagTGACCATAAAACGTATTCACCCTTCTggttgttttaactttttaacactTGCACAAATAAATCGTGGtcaacaaaaattatttttatttatttattttttttccacaaataaaacaaaacaaaacccttaaatgtcaaagtgaaaactgatttctagaaagtaatgacaataaatttaaaacatgaggCATAAGATGCAATTGTGTTAATATTCACCCTATTAAAGTGACAGGCAAAAAGAACGCTCAAATAAATTACTGCAAAGTATAAGTCAGGAGATGcatacaaaaaaatctttaaggcACTGGACATCCCTTGGAGTTTAATTAAACCCATTATAAATAACGGAAGGTATTTGGcatataatgtaaaaataataataatttgttgatcataattaatttgtaaaatcaatatcagagtaaaacatcttagggggtgaatactttttacagGCACCGTTGCCATGCAGTCATTTTAGGAACAATAAATGACCACTGACTGTTTTTTCTTATAACTAGAAAGTGGAGAACTTCAACACCACCGCCTAAGCCTGGAGGAAACCCCAACAACATTGAGCAGGTCAGATGGGAAATAAGAGGCTGGTATAATCCCCTCTTCACATCCTGACTTCTGTTAAAAACGTGGTAAAACTGTTAGCAAGTTCTGAGTGGACCTAGGAGCAAAGCACCAGGGCTGATGGGTCAGTGATAATGGATACGTCATGAAAACAACTGATATTTAGTCAGTGCctcttgattttctttaagAGATTAGTGCCATCAACATTATATCTTGGTAAATATGTTTCTAGTTGTACTTCTGTAATGAAAATCGACCAATGTGGTGGTAACAAAACGACTCGACAtgtacaaagacaaaaataaacaagttcgTGAACCCTCTCGCGGTCAAAGCAGCAAATGTCACGGTTAGACGGCAGGGAAGGTTTACCATCAGACCATCAGTTCCTGAAActacacaaaatgttaaaactgtaaCAGCGCACACAGGGGCGGTGCAATCCTACTGGACCTCAGACAAACTGGAACTAAAGAATAAGTGAAAACGCAGGaagctttaaaataacatcaaatCTGTCAGCGTTCAAAAGTAACCCAGTTCTCATTAGTACCAATTCACATCAGCTGAGTTTATTGGCCTGTAATAAAATTCAGTACAAATGTCCCTGcatcatttttgctttgctaCAGATTATTTCtggattgatttgtttttgttttgtttgtctgtggATTATCTGGGTCGCAGCTTCAGCAGAGCCAACGCAGCCTGTCGAAGTCGCAGGAAGACCTTCAGTACTCCAGCGTCCGGTTCCTGAAGAAGCAGAGAGATCCTGTGTATGAAAACTTTCAGCCTGGTAAAACCGCCACAGCTCATCTGGAGGAAGAGGGCGAGAACATAGAGTACGCTACTGTCAAGTTTGGCCAGAGGTAAGTAGCTCTCTTTAACTTCGTGCTCAGTGAACATTAAGAAGcagcacatttaaattattatagaAGACAATGTTTCCTTAAGCTGCCAAAGTGTTgtgaagagaaaatatttgtgaaatccTGTGTCTTTTAAATATATCTTTTAGAGTAGTCCGATTATGGAGGGTTTCTCTTTTGGATTTGTTGTACAGACTTGCTTtaccaagaaaaagaaaaacaagcattcACGAATTACTCCGTCGAAGCATTTCatgctgcattttcatttgttttcttttcagaactGAAAACCCAGAACCCGAAGATGATTCAAATGCTTTATACAGCGTAGTAAATAAACCTAAACCGGGTAATTAATATTTACTGCTGTACAAACACACTTGTGGTCATCTGGTTGTCCTTTTTTCATTATAATTATCTGCAGCTTTAGCAATCAGCCTGCAAGTAAACATTAGGATGGACCAAAATGCCCAGAGGATGGACATTCTGCTTTGAGCTTCCTTTTTACAcatattgtcattattattactattattattattattgctgggAAAGAGGACAATTCAACTAATGCTTCTTTAAGACACAATGAAACAGAAAGTGTAACACCACATATACAGAGAAGACGTCATCTGGAACTGCATCACAACTGGAAACAGAAGACAaatcttttgacaaaaaaaaagacctttcaATTGGGAAGATATTGAAAGGATTAAAAGATATATATTAATGAGTGAGTTCTCAAACTTTCCCAAAAAGGAGGAAACGTTGGTGAGAGGAAGTGGATGGATTTCGCCTCACCCACAAAAACCGTCTTTCTGTTGCAAACTCCTTTTTCCCCCAGGACCATTTATTTCACAGTTATTTCTGCGTAACACCTCAGCCGTATCATGAATCCTGCCTGTAACAACGACAGGTTTGAGAGCAGGAGCGTTGCATCAGCTATAGAAGTCAACAGTCAGACCATGAACATGGTGTTGGCGTGACGCTTGAGAGGACCGTGTCAAGtgtcagaccgtcagttcctGAAAcgacacacccacacaaaaaaacttgcCCCGTCCGACTGTGCACAGAGTAAAAGACTTGTGGGGTCCAAATGACTCCATTTCTTAAGACCGTGGGAGTTTTAAGGTGAACACAGGTGTGTTTCTGAAACTAATGGGGGAGAAAATGCACTGTTTTATCAGcaatatgtgttttttattcattaaaaaaaaggtgatgACTCACTGATGCCAAATGAACAACAGGTTGTacataaataatcattttaacttttgttaCATGTGTACAGTTTGCTTGaagtaacaaaaacaactatTATAATAAAATGAGCTGTATTAATGTATTGATAGCCTCATCATTGAAGCCCAAATACACGAgcttgtgttaaaaaaaaaaaaagactgattgTGTGTTCAAATGTGAGACTTTCAGTTGCTTCCGTTCACTGATGGAACATCTTACCAAGTCATTGCACAGGTATAAAACTTGATCTGATGCAGATACCATGTCTACAAGAATTTAAgcttttgatgtttatttataacAGTTTTTGTCACAAACTGTTGATTGTAACCGAGAAGATTTGATACCGGAGTTTGTAAGTCGGGTGCCGGTTTGCTACGTCTCAACGCGACTGCTGTGGTAGATTTGTACCGTCTTCGCCCTTTCTTCTCTGGATTAATCCGCATAAATCTTCATTAAATCATTTGGAGTCTTTCTTCTCACTGCCTTCTTCCTTTGTGGCTGTCACTTTATGCACCAGTGACTGTGTGCTGTGATCTGTAAATGCTGGCATCATTTCACAGCTGcattgcgttttttttttgtttgtttttttgagggGGTTGGGGGGACAGGGGGCTCCCATCTTTTAaacgttttacttttaaaagacCATCAGTTCCTgaaactacacaaaaaaattaaaagacatgGAACTGAATTTAACTACTGTGACTCGCATGCCTGAACACGTCTGAAAAAAGAAACGCTTCACTACTGGTAAATGATGCCAGCAACATTCTCGTTCAGACAATCAGGAAGTGTGTTTCTCTAATGGCCAAATGAGGCCACCAGCTAAAGTTCTTGTAGAGCACATCACTTTAACCGCCATCTTGGCCACAATGCAAATTAATAACTGGAAGGAACTTTGCTCCGATGTCCACAGCGCTTCGCCTGTGTCACTGAGCCTGACCACAAACcatgctgttttaaaacatccTCTTTTGCAAGAACATTTAGAGTTGTTTCACACATGACATGTGTGTTGATTTCACACTCGCTAAATCAAACTACACAAATATAGGTAGCGGTTTCATAAAAACTGGACGTAATGGTACAGttgtaaatgcatttttaatgttccACATTTGGAGAACACGTCAGCATGCAGTACTCTGATTTGTGCTAACACACACAATACATCTTTTCTGTATTTGAGCACCAGATTATGAATTCagtttaaggattttttttttcactgtttcattttcttaatatttactGACCTCAGAATAAAtacagtaatgttttttttcaatcattcGATTCTTTAAAAAGACGCTGACAGGATTGTTGCTCTCCCTCATTGTTCCTCATGTCTAATTTTATactctcagaaaaaaaaccctcaacaCTTATAACGTTATCAGACAGTACAACACtcttttaattcatattttttggcTTCTTACAGACATGCATTCCCAGACGTAGAATTAAAATCAAGAACAGCTGAAACTACAGCCTGCAGCCGTTCACAGACAGCTCGTTTGCAGCATCAGAGAGACTTTTGCATTTGGCCTGCATGCTGGGATCGCTCGAACACTCTGCGTCTGTAGGCCAGCGCTCCACCCACGTGTCCTTCCCCAACATGTAGATAAACCTGGGCGCGAAGatgaaaatagattaaaaatgaaatatgcgTGCTGCTAATGCACGTCACACCAGAAACAGTCAAATTAAACAGCTCGTCTTTCTTAAAAGGATATCCGGCGGATTAAGTGGAGAGCTTTCAAAAGGTTTAgtcgttgttttgttttttaccttaGAGAACTTCTGAGTAATTTGAGTTTTACTTCTGCAGACCTTATTAAGAGAAAATAATCTGGTGTATCTTTTAAACGGAAGTCAAGTTAAAAGCTGTTTAGCGCAGAGTGCAGTAATTTCCACCTCCTATGACAACCTAAGCCTCGAAAATCTCACTGCTCTTCAACTGTATCTATTGTAAAATGCTGTCACTTCTGCATTAAATTACTATCTATACTGAAATCTATCAGCGTTGGCACAATGTTCACAGTCTACTAAAAGTGCATGTCACTCTAAGTCTTATATTTCAGGCTCATTCAGCAATTTTATGTGCTGCTATGCTTACCAGAACTGAGTATATTGTACTTGCTCACCTGTTGTTGTCGGGGTCAGTGGTCCACCGGTCCTCTTTAGGACCAATGATGAGATACTGGGAGCCCAGTTTGAGGTTGACTCCTTCTCTACAGCCACCATGCGAAAGGAAAAACCTCTTCTGACCAACTTCAACTCCAGCCTCAACACCTGAAGGGTTGCaggtacaaaaataaaaaaataataataaaataaaatcatcaatttAGGATTTTCATAGTGggttaaaaatgtacttttgtaGTGTGCTGTTGATGACAACTGAGCTAGCTAGTGAGCTAGATAGCTATCTTAAACCACAACATGTAATCCAGTCA
Proteins encoded in this window:
- the LOC122830428 gene encoding B-cell receptor CD22-like isoform X2, with protein sequence MKGAAMSFSAVICGVVVLLMAADVCGQNGWGVTYSPSSLSICALKGSTVEMSCNYFYPTMFKQTNIKIKETFWFTKEFVDLKDDTDYSRRVKYNCTNTSCTLKIFNVRQTDSQNYKFRFITNHLEGKYKGSPGVSLSVTVDPQLQVKVNRFNNPIRIQLTCHTDCLLDPPVSYVWLEDEKEHKEKNNNLVLSSFNTIHRYQCAIRRREDVPSPAVYAPQSTVLSVTPSETVEGSTVTLTCSCDAKPEAKYNIYRMNEDQHGQLVSTETQLVFSSIQVSDSGKYYCTAGNDLGSRTSPIIDINVKYGPKNCSVSVKPSGSVEEGKSVTLTCSSDANPAASYTWYKENQIISNGSKDFNILSIGSEHRGSYSCKAQNLYGECNSSPLFLDVLYAPNVSVSITPSGEIMEGNQVTLTCSSDANPAASYTWYRGKDNKLLESNKNLIFNSINVNESGQYYCTAINNRGEKKSSVSVDVKYAPRSPSVSQSPSGHIMVGSSVTLTCSSDANPAASYTWYKEGEETPKASEEQFTITNIQNEHSGKYYCTAQNNIGRQNTSLSVTVVAGQSKLVVIVTIASILLIMIFLLIFLISRKWRTSTPPPKPGGNPNNIEQLQQSQRSLSKSQEDLQYSSVRFLKKQRDPVYENFQPGKTATAHLEEEGENIEYATVKFGQRTENPEPEDDSNALYSVVNKPKPGN
- the LOC122830428 gene encoding B-cell receptor CD22-like isoform X1 — protein: MKGAAMSFSAVICGVVVLLMAADVCGQGGWGVIYSSSPSICALKGSTVEMSCNYFYPATYKDTNIKIEKTFWFTKEVDGNYEDLKDDTDYSGRVEYSCIKTSCTLKISNVRQTDSKNYKFRFITNHSSAKFTGSPGVSLSVTVDPQLQVKVNRFNNPIRIQLTCHTDCLLDPPVSYVWLEDEKEHKEKNNNLVLSSFNTTHRYQCAIRGREDVPSPAVYAPQSTVLSVTPSETVEGSTVTLTCSCDAKPEAKYNIYMMNEDQHGQLVSTETQLVFSSIQVSDSGKYYCTAGNDLGSRTSPSIDINVKYGPKNCSVSVKPSGSVEEGKSVTLTCSSDANPAASYTWYKENQIISNGSKDFNILSIGSEHRGSYSCKAQNLYGECNSSPLFLDVLYAPNVSVSITPSGEIMEGNQVTLTCSSDANPAASYTWYRGKDNKLLESNKNLIFNSINVNESGQYYCTAINNRGEKKSSVSVDVKYAPRSPSVSQSPSGHIMVGSSVTLTCSSDANPAASYTWYKEGEETPKASEEQFTITNIQNEHSGKYYCTAQNNIGRQNTSLSVTVVAGQSKLVVIVTIASILLIMIFLLIFLISRKWRTSTPPPKPGGNPNNIEQLQQSQRSLSKSQEDLQYSSVRFLKKQRDPVYENFQPGKTATAHLEEEGENIEYATVKFGQRTENPEPEDDSNALYSVVNKPKPGN